The following are encoded together in the Bos taurus isolate L1 Dominette 01449 registration number 42190680 breed Hereford chromosome 10, ARS-UCD2.0, whole genome shotgun sequence genome:
- the OR10G3 gene encoding olfactory receptor family 10 subfamily G member 3 — MERINSTLLTEFILTGIPYPPQLRTFLFGFFLLIYILTQLGNLLILITVCVDPQLHARPMYIFLGILSIIDMGIPSIVVPRLMMNFTLGFKPIPYGGCVAQLYFYHFLGSTQCFLYTLMAYDRYLAICRPLHYPMLMNAKLSTLLVAGAWAAGSMHGALQAILTFHLPYCGPNQVDYFFCDIPAVLRLACADTSVNELVTFVDIGVVVASCFSLILLSYIQIIQAILRIRTADGRRRAFSTCGAHVTMVTVYYVPCAFIYLRPETNSPLDGAAALFPTAITPFLNPLIYTLRNQEVKLALKRMIGGTGTKSEV; from the coding sequence ATGGAAAGGATCAATAGCACATTGTTGACTGAGTTCATTCTGACAGGAATTCCCTACCCACCTCAGCTAAGAACGTTTCTCTTTGGGTTCTTCCTGCTGATCTACATCCTGACTCAGCTGGGAAACCTTCTCATTCTAATCACTGTCTGTGTAGACCCACAGCTCCATGCCCGTCCCATGTACATCTTCCTTGGTATTCTCTCCATCATTGACATGGGCATCCCCTCTATCGTTGTCCCTCGCCTCATGATGAACTTCACTTTAGGCTTCAAACCTATCCCATATGGTGGCTGTGTCGCTCAACTCTATTTCTATCACTTTCTGGGCTCCACCCAGTGCTTCCTCTACACCTTGATGGCCTACGATCGGTATCTGGCAATATGCCGGCCCCTGCACTACCCCATGCTCATGAATGCTAAGCTGAGTACCTTGCTTGTGGCTGGAGCTTGGGCGGCAGGATCCAtgcatggggctctccaggccaTCCTAACCTTCCATCTGCCCTACTGTGGGCCCAACCAGGTAGATTACTTCTTCTGTGACATCCCTGCAGTTCTGAGACTGGCCTGTGCTGATACATCAGTCAATGAGCTTGTGACCTTTGTGGACATTGGGGTGGTAGTTGCCAGTTGCTTCTCACTGATCCTCCTCTCCTACATACAGATTATTCAAGCCATCCTGAGAATCCGCACAGCTGATGGGCGGCGCCGCGCCTTTTCAACCTGTGGAGCCCATGTAACCATGGTAACTGTGTACTATGTGCCGTGTGCCTTCATCTACCTGAGGCCTGAAACCAACAGCCCCCTGGATGGGGCAGCTGCCCTCTTCCCCACAGCCATCACTCCTTTCCTCAACCCCCTCATCTACACTCTGCGGAACCAAGAGGTGAAGCTGGCCCTGAAGAGAATGATAGGCGGCACAGGGACTAAGAGTGAGGTTTGA
- the LOC107132841 gene encoding ribonuclease homolog, with protein MDQPSFSEAQDLLHHQTDRPRTKISANHKYYCDLMMKARGLATDQSCKKNKTFVHSVSPGTRGLCEGPAVTCRKMSEVYNCHLIIFKVTQCNLYPEAVPPHCYYEGVTFQMDVRIVCVGKRPIHLDE; from the coding sequence ATGGACCAGCCTTCCTTCTCTGAGGCCCAGGACCTCCTCCATCACCAAACTGACAGGCCCAGAACAAAGATCTCTGCCAACCACAAATATTACTGTGACTTGATGATGAAGGCTCGAGGGCTGGCCACTGATCAGAGCTGTAAGAAGAACaagacctttgtccacagtgtgTCACCCGGCACTCGTGGCCTTTGCGAGGGTCCAGCTGTGACATGTAGGAAGATGTCTGAGGTTTACAACTGCCACCTTATCATCTTCAAAGTCACTCAGTGTAATCTCTACCCAGAGGCTGTGCCCCCACACTGTTACTATGAAGGTGTCACCTTCCAGATGGATGTTAGAATAGTCTGTGTGGGCAAACGTCCAATTCATTTGGATGAATAG